The Apium graveolens cultivar Ventura chromosome 11, ASM990537v1, whole genome shotgun sequence genome has a window encoding:
- the LOC141697305 gene encoding uncharacterized protein LOC141697305, protein MGTTQRSIRIRRPVSMRLIVTTFVAVVFGIFLGVSFPPNSLAKLNLRTNLLPSIDISYFEEKYSGLSTQALLNVWATLINKDSSADFSTQKVWDATNPRGAERLPAGIVKSESDLYIYNSSALPSEDSVVKPKYLLTFTVGYQLRTHIDISVRKFSEDFTVMLFHYDNRTSEWDQFEWSKRAIHISVPKQTKWWYAKRYLHPDIVAPYDYIFIWDEDLGIDKFDPQEYIRLVKKYGLDISQPGLSPDSVSTWRMTQKKYESEVHKSTEERPGWCPHPLLPPCAAFIEIMAPVFSRKAWRCVWHLIQNDLVHGWGLDFALGKCVEPAHEKIGVVDSQWVVHASIPTLGNQGVREGGRTAWEGVRERCRVEWAIFQNRFIQAEKSYYESKGIDVSNYTASLGGAHIHSGKFDVEAQHQEGTRKL, encoded by the exons ATGGGTACAACTCAACGCAG CATAAGGATAAGAAGACCTGTGTCAATGAGGCTAATTGTAACCACTTTCGTCGCTGTTGTGTTTGGCATCTTTTTGGGAGTATCTTTTCCACCAAACTCATTGGCCAAG TTGAACCTACGGACCAATCTTTTACCATCCATTGATATTTCTTACTTTGAGGAGAAGTACTCAGGGCTCTCAACTCAGGCACTGTTGAATGTTTGGGCTACTCTTATTAATAAGGACTCTTCAGCAGATTTTAGCACTCAGAAG GTCTGGGATGCAACAAATCCTCGAGGTGCTGAAAGGCTACCTGCTGGTATCGTCAAATCTGAGTCTGACCTTTACATCTACAACTCTTCTGCTCTTCCCAGCGAG GACTCAGTTGTTAAACCAAAGTACCTTCTAACCTTTACGGTTGGTTATCAGCTGAGAACCCATATAGATATATCTGTGAGAAAG TTCTCTGAAGATTTCACTGTTATGCTGTTTCACTATGATAACCGAACATCTGAATGGGATCAATTCGAGTGGTCAAAGCGGGCTATTCACATTAGTGTTCCGAAGCAAACTAAATG GTGGTATGCAAAACGGTATTTACACCCTGACATTGTTGCTCCATATGATTACATATTTATCTGGGATGAGGACCTTGGGATAGATAAGTTTGATCCACAGGA ATACATTAGACTGGTGAAGAAGTACGGATTGGATATATCACAACCTGGTTTATCTCCAGACAGTGTGAGTACTTGGAGGATGACACAGAAGAAATATGAAAGTGAAGTTCACAA ATCAACAGAAGAAAGACCCGGTTGGTGTCCCCATCCACTTTTGCCACCGTGTGCAGC ATTTATTGAAATTATGGCACCTGTATTTTCTCGAAAAGCATGGCGGTGTGTTTGGCATTTAATTCAG AATGACTTGGTGCACGGGTGGGGACTTGATTTTGCGCTTGGGAAATGTGTAGAG CCTGCACATGAGAAGATAGGAGTGGTAGATTCGCAGTGGGTTGTCCATGCCTCCATTCCTACTCTAGGAAATCAG GGTGTAAGAGAGGGAGGAAGGACAGCGTGGGAAGGG GTGAGGGAGAGGTGTCGAGTGGAATGGGCAATATTTCAGAATCGTTTCATCCAAGCAGAGAAATCCTATTACGAGTCGAAGGGAATTGATGTCTCTAATTACACAGCCTCATTAGGAGGAGCTCACATTCATTCCGGGAAGTTTGATGTGGAAGCCCAACACCAGGAAGGCACTCGCAAACTGTAA